One segment of Alistipes finegoldii DSM 17242 DNA contains the following:
- a CDS encoding transcription antitermination protein NusB, translating to MLSRRLLRIKVVKALFAHLKSGADNMIASEKTLMTSVDKAYDLYFQILILPVEIARYAEQRQELAKQKKLPTHEDLNPNTKFVDNQIIRVIANSDAVNDYAAARKLNWTRYPELIRTLYTQLTESDYFKDYMARPERSFADDRKLLEDFFKELQSCEPLDNVLEEMSILWSDDLPYIVMMILRSLSNLRPTHTELKVPAKFKSDEDPQFVRTLFEKSLVNYDSYQDYIEKFTSNWDVERIVFMDNLIIGTAMAELTSFPSIPVKVTLDEYIEISKYYSTPGSSTFINGVLDKIVDSLTAEGRIKKAGRGLI from the coding sequence ATGTTGAGCAGAAGATTACTTCGTATTAAGGTCGTCAAAGCGCTGTTCGCGCACCTCAAATCGGGTGCAGACAACATGATTGCGTCCGAGAAAACGCTGATGACGTCCGTCGACAAGGCCTACGACCTCTACTTCCAGATACTGATCCTGCCCGTGGAAATCGCCCGTTACGCCGAACAGCGTCAGGAGCTGGCCAAGCAGAAAAAACTGCCGACACACGAAGACCTCAACCCCAACACCAAATTCGTCGACAACCAGATCATCCGCGTAATCGCCAACAGCGACGCGGTGAACGACTATGCGGCGGCCCGCAAGCTGAACTGGACGCGGTATCCGGAGTTGATACGCACGCTCTACACCCAGCTGACCGAAAGCGACTACTTCAAGGATTACATGGCGCGTCCGGAGCGTTCGTTCGCCGACGACCGCAAACTGCTCGAAGACTTCTTCAAGGAGCTTCAGAGCTGCGAACCGCTGGACAACGTGCTGGAGGAGATGTCGATCCTCTGGAGCGACGACCTGCCCTATATCGTGATGATGATCCTGCGTTCGCTCTCGAACCTGCGCCCGACGCACACGGAGCTGAAGGTTCCCGCGAAATTCAAGAGCGACGAGGACCCGCAGTTCGTCCGGACGCTGTTCGAAAAATCGCTCGTCAATTACGACTCCTATCAGGATTATATCGAGAAATTCACCTCCAACTGGGACGTGGAGCGCATCGTCTTCATGGACAACCTCATCATCGGCACGGCGATGGCCGAACTGACCTCGTTCCCGTCGATTCCGGTCAAGGTGACGCTCGACGAGTACATCGAGATTTCGAAATACTACTCGACACCCGGCAGCAGCACTTTCATCAACGGCGTGCTGGACAAGATCGTCGATTCGCTCACCGCCGAAGGCCGCATCAAGAAAGCGGGCCGCGGCCTGATCTGA
- a CDS encoding NAD(P)/FAD-dependent oxidoreductase — MEQLEEKEIIPYDVIVVGAGAAGMMAAGTAARNGKRVLLIEKMEKSGRKVRITGKGRCNVTNARPAEEFASQVRINAEFFAPAFAEFNNRAAIRFFERAGVKLEIERGERVFPKSGKAWDIATALLEYCFENGVKIIYNTRVTGIMTLGSKVFGVRYINKRGFERKEECPNVIVATGGLSYPATGSTGDGYAFASDLGHSVEPVRPSLTPLVSSHPQIKYLDGLLLRNVRATLWIDDQPVREEFGELGFSQRGIEGAVALRMSRDAVDALIDQRRVKLVVDLKPALTEEVLRERIAREIADMEPTEFFTELLRKLVPKPLVLTLVHEMDVNGKNYVSKITEEQIGRLIKTLKGFTFPLTDYAPFEYAVVTAGGVCCDEVNPYTMESLKVRGLYFAGEVLDLDANTGGYNLQIAFSTGRLAGMLKK; from the coding sequence ATGGAGCAATTGGAAGAAAAAGAGATCATACCGTACGACGTCATCGTCGTCGGTGCGGGGGCTGCGGGCATGATGGCCGCAGGAACCGCCGCGCGCAACGGAAAACGTGTGCTGCTCATCGAGAAGATGGAGAAATCGGGCCGTAAGGTCCGCATCACGGGCAAGGGCCGCTGCAACGTCACCAACGCCCGCCCTGCCGAGGAGTTCGCCTCGCAGGTGCGGATCAATGCGGAGTTTTTCGCGCCGGCCTTCGCCGAGTTCAACAACCGCGCCGCCATCCGCTTCTTCGAGAGGGCGGGCGTGAAGCTCGAAATCGAGCGCGGCGAACGGGTCTTTCCCAAAAGCGGCAAGGCGTGGGACATCGCTACGGCCCTGTTGGAATATTGCTTCGAGAACGGCGTCAAAATCATATACAATACGCGCGTCACCGGGATTATGACCTTGGGCAGCAAGGTCTTCGGCGTCCGCTATATCAACAAGCGCGGTTTCGAACGCAAGGAGGAGTGCCCGAACGTCATCGTCGCTACGGGAGGGCTTTCCTATCCCGCGACGGGTTCCACGGGCGACGGATACGCCTTCGCATCCGACTTGGGGCACTCCGTAGAGCCGGTGCGCCCTTCGCTGACGCCGCTCGTCTCGTCGCATCCGCAGATCAAATACCTCGACGGCCTTCTGCTGCGCAACGTCCGGGCGACGCTTTGGATCGACGACCAGCCCGTGCGCGAGGAGTTCGGCGAACTGGGATTCTCGCAGCGCGGCATCGAGGGCGCCGTGGCGCTGCGGATGAGCCGCGACGCGGTGGATGCGCTGATCGACCAGCGGCGCGTGAAACTGGTCGTGGACCTCAAACCCGCGCTTACCGAAGAGGTGTTGCGCGAGCGGATCGCGCGCGAGATCGCCGATATGGAGCCGACCGAGTTTTTCACCGAACTGCTGCGTAAGCTGGTTCCGAAGCCGCTCGTCTTGACTCTTGTGCATGAAATGGACGTCAACGGCAAGAATTACGTCAGCAAAATCACCGAAGAGCAGATCGGCCGCCTGATAAAGACGCTCAAGGGATTCACCTTCCCGCTTACGGATTATGCGCCGTTCGAATATGCCGTCGTTACGGCCGGCGGCGTCTGCTGCGACGAGGTGAACCCCTATACGATGGAGTCGCTGAAGGTCCGGGGACTTTACTTTGCGGGCGAGGTGCTGGACCTCGACGCCAATACGGGCGGATACAACCTGCAGATCGCCTTTTCGACAGGCCGTCTGGCGGGCATGCTGAAAAAATAG
- a CDS encoding cob(I)yrinic acid a,c-diamide adenosyltransferase yields MKIYTKTGDKGTTSLVGGERVFKTDERVEAYGSVDELAAFTALLCDNMRSDAALTPYVDDLNRILSRLMTVEALLARGKSGCEKVAPLAPEAVTWLEGRIDALQAAVPPIDKFTIPGGNAVVSMCHVCRTVCRRAERAALRADEKYGTDAEALMFLNRLSDYFYALGRMLTAHYEVDETLWIP; encoded by the coding sequence ATGAAAATATACACCAAAACGGGCGACAAGGGGACCACGTCTCTGGTCGGCGGCGAGCGGGTTTTCAAGACCGACGAACGGGTCGAAGCATACGGCTCGGTAGATGAATTGGCGGCTTTTACGGCGTTGTTGTGCGACAATATGCGCTCCGATGCCGCACTGACGCCGTATGTGGACGACCTGAACCGCATCCTTTCGCGGCTGATGACCGTCGAAGCCCTGCTGGCCCGCGGGAAATCGGGCTGCGAGAAGGTCGCTCCGCTGGCGCCCGAAGCCGTCACGTGGCTCGAAGGGCGGATCGATGCCTTGCAGGCTGCCGTACCGCCGATCGACAAGTTTACGATTCCCGGCGGCAACGCCGTCGTTTCGATGTGCCATGTCTGCCGCACGGTTTGCCGCCGCGCCGAACGCGCCGCACTGCGCGCCGACGAGAAATACGGCACGGACGCCGAGGCGCTGATGTTCCTGAACCGGCTGTCGGATTACTTTTATGCGCTCGGACGCATGCTTACGGCGCATTACGAGGTCGATGAAACCTTGTGGATTCCGTAA
- a CDS encoding DUF2795 domain-containing protein: MYWTLELASKLEDAPWPATKDELIDYAVRSGAPLEVLENLQEIEDEGEIYESIEDIWPDYPSKDDFFFNEEEY, encoded by the coding sequence ATGTACTGGACACTTGAATTGGCATCGAAACTCGAAGATGCCCCTTGGCCTGCCACGAAAGACGAACTGATCGACTATGCAGTACGTTCGGGTGCACCTCTTGAAGTGCTTGAAAATCTGCAAGAAATAGAAGACGAAGGCGAGATATACGAATCTATCGAAGACATCTGGCCCGATTACCCCTCGAAAGACGATTTCTTCTTCAACGAGGAAGAGTACTGA
- a CDS encoding calcineurin-like phosphoesterase C-terminal domain-containing protein, producing MKRLIKFRLPYLFAAAFLLLCIGISCSEDPTWTKPTPEQEEIIPAVFIEDLVMPDAEEIFIPEDPIKIMGTGFDKYDVFLFRSTSEDPAEETKYFQAEISEVAEDYVIITVPKTIDLRSYELILKRYNKQQVLGPMTIYKAHFPAIPDQAGMTVKGRVYCGKKAVADVVVSDGVIVTKTDKDGVYYLPSEKKMGYVFVSIPSGYNIESEAGYPAFPAMSQQLLNEDNEQHDFALTEIPGGNTNHVMMVFTDLHLASKTPNTAGKYADIDQYKNKFMPDITAEMAQYANVYALCLGDITWDAFWYKTMNQGPENMVEVRYQLPNYKDLMKNFPCPVFNVIGNHDNDPKVVGDYFTELPFKQHIAPTYYSFNIGDVHYIVLDNDQYDNYNGGSRIERIGLLGDSDPQKWQMAWVAEDLKYVDKSKKIVVAMHAPMTSAGLNPIVTLSGGNDLLGLLQGYQVEFLTGHTHTNHHAKIAEGVREHNVAAVCGTWWFNVKSANGGADYDLCKDGSPTGYGVFKFNGTAVQWYYKGIEVARNEQFAVYDMNFVKSDYKSAVGAKANEVLVNVWNWDEDWTVSVTENGQPLTATRVYRKDPTHYTWQKDVLEPAHAPGSPNSTYLTGYNAHMFSAIAQVPGSTIKVVVTDPFGGVYEKTIVREIPSNLPAQWVFTKGVNVDEFVVDNKMPSATGKGYISYISNCDPALDVNNKIARANTAGEPYITGGWPGDWWLFTIPEMTIKAGTVINAKFHARASGTGMKYWMLEYYDGGEWKPGAPLQTTTVGEGDQAQTFSYNYEMMNTDHCLIDRNMTFEHAINNGDILIRLRCMANWQASGKGALAAPNGGTHRISVQNNINPTISIVQ from the coding sequence ATGAAACGATTGATAAAATTCAGATTACCGTATCTGTTCGCAGCCGCATTTCTGCTGTTGTGCATCGGAATCAGCTGTTCGGAAGATCCGACATGGACCAAACCGACGCCCGAACAGGAGGAAATTATCCCCGCCGTCTTCATCGAAGATCTCGTGATGCCCGATGCGGAGGAGATCTTCATCCCGGAGGACCCCATCAAGATCATGGGAACCGGATTCGACAAATACGACGTATTCCTGTTCCGCTCCACGTCGGAAGACCCTGCCGAGGAGACCAAATATTTTCAGGCCGAGATCAGCGAGGTGGCCGAGGATTACGTCATAATAACCGTTCCCAAAACGATCGACCTGCGCTCGTACGAGCTTATCCTGAAGCGTTACAACAAGCAGCAGGTGCTGGGTCCGATGACCATCTACAAGGCGCACTTCCCCGCGATTCCCGATCAGGCGGGCATGACCGTCAAGGGCCGCGTCTACTGCGGGAAAAAGGCGGTCGCAGACGTGGTGGTGTCCGACGGAGTCATCGTCACCAAGACCGACAAGGACGGCGTCTATTACCTGCCCTCGGAGAAGAAAATGGGGTACGTATTCGTTTCCATCCCCTCCGGATACAACATCGAGAGCGAAGCGGGTTATCCGGCCTTCCCGGCCATGAGCCAGCAGCTGCTCAACGAAGACAACGAGCAGCACGATTTCGCGCTTACGGAGATCCCCGGCGGAAACACGAACCATGTGATGATGGTATTCACCGACCTTCATCTGGCGAGCAAGACCCCGAACACGGCAGGCAAATATGCCGACATCGACCAGTACAAGAACAAGTTCATGCCCGACATCACGGCCGAAATGGCGCAGTATGCGAACGTGTATGCGCTCTGTCTGGGCGACATCACGTGGGATGCGTTCTGGTACAAAACCATGAATCAGGGTCCTGAGAACATGGTGGAGGTACGCTACCAGCTGCCGAACTACAAGGACTTGATGAAGAACTTCCCCTGCCCGGTTTTCAACGTGATCGGCAACCACGACAACGATCCGAAGGTAGTCGGAGACTATTTCACGGAACTGCCTTTCAAGCAGCACATAGCCCCCACCTACTATTCGTTCAACATCGGCGACGTACACTACATCGTTCTGGACAACGACCAGTACGACAATTACAACGGCGGCAGCCGCATCGAGCGGATCGGTCTGCTCGGCGACTCCGACCCGCAGAAATGGCAGATGGCGTGGGTGGCCGAAGACCTGAAATACGTGGACAAGTCCAAGAAGATCGTGGTCGCCATGCATGCCCCGATGACCTCGGCCGGTCTGAACCCGATCGTGACGCTTTCGGGCGGAAACGACCTGCTCGGTCTGCTGCAGGGTTATCAGGTGGAATTCCTCACCGGACATACGCACACCAATCACCACGCGAAGATCGCCGAAGGCGTACGCGAACATAACGTCGCAGCCGTATGCGGCACGTGGTGGTTCAACGTGAAAAGCGCCAACGGAGGCGCCGACTACGACTTGTGCAAGGACGGCTCCCCGACGGGATACGGCGTATTCAAATTCAACGGAACGGCCGTGCAGTGGTACTATAAGGGGATCGAGGTGGCCCGCAACGAGCAGTTCGCCGTATACGACATGAATTTCGTGAAGAGCGACTACAAGAGCGCCGTGGGCGCCAAGGCCAACGAAGTGCTGGTCAATGTCTGGAACTGGGACGAAGACTGGACGGTATCCGTGACCGAAAACGGACAGCCGCTCACAGCGACCCGCGTATACCGCAAGGACCCGACGCACTACACATGGCAGAAAGACGTACTGGAACCGGCCCACGCCCCCGGATCGCCCAACAGCACCTACCTCACGGGCTACAATGCCCATATGTTCTCCGCCATAGCGCAGGTTCCCGGCTCGACGATCAAGGTCGTCGTAACGGATCCGTTCGGCGGCGTCTACGAGAAGACGATCGTACGGGAAATTCCTTCGAATCTGCCGGCGCAATGGGTATTTACAAAGGGCGTCAACGTCGATGAGTTCGTCGTGGACAACAAAATGCCGTCGGCAACCGGAAAGGGCTATATCAGCTATATCAGCAACTGCGATCCAGCACTCGACGTAAACAACAAGATAGCCCGCGCCAATACGGCCGGCGAGCCTTATATCACGGGCGGATGGCCGGGCGACTGGTGGCTGTTCACCATTCCGGAAATGACCATAAAGGCCGGAACGGTCATCAACGCCAAGTTCCACGCACGCGCATCCGGAACCGGTATGAAATACTGGATGCTGGAGTACTACGACGGCGGCGAATGGAAGCCCGGAGCGCCCTTGCAGACGACGACCGTCGGAGAGGGCGATCAGGCGCAGACGTTCTCTTACAATTATGAAATGATGAATACGGACCATTGCCTGATCGACCGCAACATGACGTTCGAGCATGCCATCAATAACGGGGATATTCTGATCCGGCTCCGTTGCATGGCCAACTGGCAGGCCAGCGGAAAGGGAGCCTTAGCCGCTCCCAACGGCGGTACGCACCGCATATCCGTACAAAACAATATCAACCCCACGATCTCGATCGTTCAGTAA
- a CDS encoding DUF5689 domain-containing protein, with translation MKIKQFISGRWPGLKALALCAMAATAFVACKDDETDVVQDPHITLSEDAFLYNAAGETHSFTVYSNIDWKVEMADTSQTWVNIWPKEGSDDGVFAVKVSKQPAKDPVLREARFRVVGKHEHDNIIQEITISQRDVDPALKLGVTTTPPKVVINSNGEEKYSVGVTCNVEWTAKVGDSGEGWITIDEISDNEIKFSVPKYAGTVPRTGRIEFNATTERMTTVELIVYQSIPLDIGENAELKTIAEVYEKLGGLQGTVRENVKIQGTVISDRVSGNCPNPAAFFVQDASGRAIQFRVQEGSHSLQLNSLVTIPLMNTQSVIDDDGQPYITISTERIRDVITTGGAPIEPKVMESTQGLTDEMLGTLVTIRNLQFVFPHGTYYNANEGSIYGGGRPTDLAQLLLDRDGNTISHYVYGGTSVETGAMFKHYELLTDDPMLDITGILIKVENEWAIRMRNINDRDKLTEARRYVPVTEFYWPETLPDKEILVPKVGTGQLFVNFAPKAVIAQSTTFRLYSGAAYVRVDASVNGTEKGYYSANCGGWGAQSNDTYTPTQKAWYFETSTAGISDDLYVCFCTTSSQSGPGPFSIEWAAAEAGPWTFVTDYKAGNWEVIPGPKNFAFKLPDGCKNQSSLWLRFRVNSDERVDGKAANSATGTNRMIYTSLKKKVN, from the coding sequence ATGAAAATAAAACAATTCATCTCCGGAAGATGGCCCGGCCTGAAGGCGCTCGCTCTCTGCGCGATGGCGGCAACGGCATTCGTCGCCTGCAAGGACGACGAGACCGACGTTGTCCAGGATCCCCATATCACGCTGTCGGAAGACGCTTTCCTGTACAACGCAGCGGGAGAGACGCACAGTTTCACCGTGTATTCCAATATCGACTGGAAGGTCGAAATGGCGGACACCTCCCAGACGTGGGTCAATATCTGGCCCAAGGAGGGTTCCGACGACGGCGTTTTCGCCGTGAAGGTATCCAAACAGCCGGCCAAGGACCCCGTACTGCGGGAGGCCCGCTTCCGCGTCGTTGGCAAGCACGAGCACGACAACATCATTCAGGAAATCACGATTTCGCAGCGGGACGTCGATCCGGCGCTCAAACTCGGAGTGACCACGACGCCTCCCAAGGTGGTCATCAACAGCAACGGCGAGGAGAAATATTCGGTAGGCGTCACCTGCAACGTGGAGTGGACGGCCAAGGTCGGCGACTCCGGCGAGGGCTGGATCACGATCGACGAGATCAGCGACAACGAAATCAAGTTCTCCGTTCCCAAATATGCGGGAACGGTGCCCCGCACGGGACGTATCGAATTCAACGCCACCACCGAGCGTATGACGACGGTAGAGCTGATCGTCTACCAGAGCATTCCGCTGGATATCGGCGAAAACGCCGAACTCAAGACCATTGCCGAGGTGTACGAGAAGCTGGGCGGCCTGCAGGGAACCGTTCGTGAGAACGTCAAGATACAGGGCACCGTGATCAGCGACCGCGTATCCGGCAACTGCCCGAATCCCGCCGCGTTCTTCGTTCAGGACGCCAGCGGACGCGCCATTCAGTTCCGCGTTCAGGAAGGCTCGCACTCGCTCCAGCTCAATTCGCTGGTGACCATACCGCTCATGAATACGCAGTCGGTGATCGACGACGACGGACAGCCCTACATCACCATTTCGACCGAACGCATCCGCGACGTCATCACCACGGGCGGCGCTCCGATCGAACCGAAGGTGATGGAAAGCACGCAGGGCCTGACGGACGAAATGCTCGGTACGCTGGTAACGATCAGAAATCTCCAGTTCGTATTCCCGCACGGAACCTACTACAACGCCAACGAAGGCTCCATTTACGGCGGCGGACGTCCTACCGACCTCGCCCAGTTGCTTCTGGACCGCGACGGCAACACGATCAGCCACTACGTCTACGGCGGCACGAGCGTCGAGACGGGCGCCATGTTCAAACATTACGAACTGCTGACTGACGATCCGATGCTGGATATAACGGGTATTCTGATCAAGGTCGAAAACGAATGGGCGATCAGGATGCGCAACATCAACGACCGCGACAAGCTGACCGAAGCCCGGCGTTACGTGCCCGTCACCGAATTCTACTGGCCCGAAACGCTTCCCGACAAGGAGATACTCGTTCCCAAAGTCGGCACGGGACAGCTGTTCGTGAACTTCGCCCCCAAGGCCGTCATCGCGCAGAGCACCACCTTCCGCCTTTACAGCGGCGCCGCCTATGTCCGTGTCGATGCGTCGGTCAACGGCACCGAGAAGGGATACTATTCCGCCAACTGCGGCGGCTGGGGCGCCCAGTCGAACGACACCTATACGCCGACCCAGAAGGCATGGTACTTCGAGACTTCGACGGCAGGCATTTCGGATGACCTTTACGTATGCTTCTGCACCACCAGCTCGCAGTCGGGTCCCGGTCCCTTCTCGATCGAGTGGGCTGCGGCCGAGGCCGGTCCGTGGACCTTCGTAACCGACTACAAGGCCGGAAACTGGGAGGTAATACCCGGTCCCAAGAACTTCGCCTTCAAACTGCCCGACGGTTGCAAGAACCAGTCTTCGCTCTGGCTGCGGTTCCGCGTCAATTCCGACGAGCGCGTGGACGGCAAGGCAGCCAACAGCGCGACGGGTACGAACCGCATGATCTATACGAGCCTGAAGAAAAAAGTCAATTAA
- a CDS encoding SusD/RagB family nutrient-binding outer membrane lipoprotein, with amino-acid sequence MKRINSYILTGGVIILGLCGCTSNFDDYNKDPNRAEVGKANSSQMLEDLIFEGAGSMKYRTWRHNNEFMQYTVETSTLNQLHRFVLTDSEFKGAWNFCGRWAVNAIEMYKLAEKEENTNAQAIALTMKALYLSNMTDLFGDMPFKEAFKGIDENIMQPKFDDQKVIYDSLLMDLERANTLYTKTSTIDAKRDLLYNGDVTKWRKFTNSLYLRLLMRVSNRRDMNSAERIKTVFENPSQYPIFESNDDNATLKYSGTRPFVNDFGDNATDDSAMGERFINIMVDSSDPRISVYCNRVSSGANAGGYVGITSGAPASVISKQSADGASNSNNTTFRQYTSPYTFMTYSEVLFIKAEAIQRGMMDGEASETYYAAVTASLKQWIPDISESAVETFLQNGAVAYDATTEIIITQKYVSLFTVGYESWHEYRRTGYPLLVMGEAIRNDGVHPTRFPYPLVLRSSNKNYATQLAKMGEDNMKTPVWWSRKAVKLENPEEDNNLGYTGHKWDADIKW; translated from the coding sequence ATGAAACGAATCAATTCATATATATTGACCGGGGGAGTGATAATCTTGGGATTGTGCGGCTGTACGAGCAATTTCGACGATTACAACAAGGACCCCAACCGGGCGGAGGTCGGCAAGGCCAACTCCTCCCAGATGCTCGAAGACCTGATTTTCGAGGGCGCCGGAAGCATGAAATACCGCACGTGGCGCCACAACAACGAGTTCATGCAGTATACGGTGGAGACCAGCACGCTGAATCAGCTGCACCGCTTCGTGCTCACCGACAGCGAATTCAAGGGCGCGTGGAACTTCTGCGGACGCTGGGCCGTCAATGCCATAGAGATGTATAAGCTCGCGGAGAAGGAGGAGAATACCAACGCGCAGGCCATAGCCCTGACCATGAAGGCGCTCTACCTTTCGAACATGACCGACCTGTTCGGCGACATGCCCTTCAAGGAGGCGTTCAAAGGCATCGACGAAAACATCATGCAGCCGAAATTCGACGATCAGAAAGTCATCTACGACTCGCTGCTGATGGACCTCGAACGGGCCAACACGCTTTACACGAAGACCTCGACCATAGACGCCAAGCGCGACCTGCTCTACAACGGCGACGTGACCAAATGGCGGAAGTTCACCAACTCGCTCTATCTGCGCCTGCTGATGCGCGTGAGCAACCGCAGGGACATGAATTCGGCGGAACGCATCAAGACCGTATTCGAGAACCCCTCGCAGTACCCCATATTCGAGAGCAACGACGACAACGCCACGCTGAAATACAGCGGCACGCGTCCGTTCGTCAATGATTTCGGCGACAACGCCACCGACGACAGCGCGATGGGCGAACGTTTCATCAACATCATGGTGGACTCAAGCGACCCCCGCATCTCGGTTTACTGCAACCGCGTAAGCTCCGGAGCCAACGCGGGCGGTTACGTGGGAATCACGAGCGGCGCCCCGGCTTCGGTCATCTCCAAACAGTCGGCCGACGGCGCGTCCAACAGCAACAATACGACTTTCAGGCAGTACACCTCCCCGTACACGTTCATGACCTATTCGGAGGTGCTGTTCATCAAGGCCGAGGCCATTCAGCGCGGAATGATGGACGGCGAAGCATCGGAGACCTACTATGCTGCGGTCACGGCGTCGCTCAAGCAGTGGATTCCCGACATCTCAGAATCGGCCGTCGAAACCTTCCTGCAGAACGGAGCCGTGGCTTACGACGCTACGACCGAAATCATCATAACCCAGAAATACGTTTCGCTGTTCACGGTGGGCTACGAGTCTTGGCACGAGTACCGCCGGACGGGTTATCCCCTGCTGGTGATGGGCGAAGCCATCCGCAACGACGGCGTGCATCCGACCCGTTTCCCCTACCCGCTGGTGCTGCGTTCGTCCAACAAGAACTATGCGACCCAGCTGGCCAAAATGGGCGAAGACAACATGAAAACGCCGGTGTGGTGGAGCCGCAAGGCCGTCAAACTGGAGAATCCGGAGGAGGACAACAACCTCGGTTACACCGGCCACAAATGGGATGCGGACATCAAATGGTAA